One Glutamicibacter halophytocola DNA segment encodes these proteins:
- a CDS encoding arginase family protein has product MNPNVRKIAQSSLNDQIMLSGFEGDEQVYVSTSTIRLIERFAIATCLDNLLADVVNAGHKQVLIETVEGLFSRGILVDAIQASSSSRLSRGVFGSPLISLENLSEFPFDVVVLGVPSDSGATYRKGSQFGPNEVRKYSSVFLNCGPTGVIPDIHDPRGEISLSGMRIGDLGDLLLPFPEGTHEAKFGQIAEAVSRIFKSGAIPVMLGGDHSITLGAVNGLSQECQRKLGIIHIDAHYDYHDARFDSLENVHHGNFLGWIVSNQRVAQVVQIGQRQITPTAPKPHPKVKNFSSSSIFDYGIEHLVEELSDDLFWYITIDVDVLDPSVMPATGTVLPGGWGFNELVMVVTSIARSLRVIGFDIVEFSPNGGEVEPLIISELLLRAINSTLENNA; this is encoded by the coding sequence GTGAACCCTAATGTACGCAAGATCGCTCAATCGTCACTAAATGATCAAATTATGTTGTCGGGTTTTGAGGGTGATGAACAAGTTTATGTTTCAACAAGTACAATTAGACTAATTGAACGCTTCGCTATAGCTACTTGCCTAGATAACTTGTTAGCGGATGTTGTGAATGCAGGCCACAAACAGGTGTTAATTGAAACGGTTGAGGGTCTGTTTAGTCGCGGAATTCTTGTCGATGCGATCCAAGCAAGCTCATCAAGCCGGCTTTCTCGCGGCGTCTTCGGCTCGCCACTTATTTCGTTGGAGAACCTTTCGGAGTTTCCGTTCGATGTTGTCGTATTGGGTGTGCCCAGTGATTCGGGAGCAACATATCGCAAAGGCTCTCAATTCGGCCCTAATGAAGTGCGTAAATACAGCTCAGTGTTCCTCAACTGTGGACCTACAGGTGTTATCCCTGATATACATGACCCGCGGGGCGAAATTAGCTTATCGGGTATGAGGATTGGTGACCTTGGTGATCTCCTCTTGCCTTTTCCGGAGGGCACCCATGAAGCAAAGTTCGGGCAGATCGCTGAGGCGGTTTCCAGAATTTTCAAATCGGGAGCCATCCCTGTAATGCTGGGGGGTGATCATTCTATTACTTTGGGAGCTGTGAACGGTCTTTCTCAAGAATGCCAACGCAAATTGGGAATTATCCATATTGATGCTCACTACGATTACCATGATGCACGGTTCGACAGTCTGGAGAATGTACATCACGGTAACTTTCTTGGTTGGATCGTCTCCAACCAACGAGTTGCTCAGGTAGTTCAAATAGGTCAACGCCAGATCACACCTACGGCGCCCAAACCGCATCCTAAGGTCAAAAATTTTTCTTCTTCATCGATTTTCGATTATGGAATTGAACATTTAGTTGAAGAACTTTCCGATGATCTTTTTTGGTATATCACGATTGATGTTGATGTTCTAGATCCCTCCGTGATGCCCGCAACTGGAACGGTTTTACCAGGTGGTTGGGGTTTTAATGAGCTGGTTATGGTGGTAACTAGTATTGCCAGATCTCTGCGAGTTATTGGATTTGATATTGTTGAATTTAGTCCAAACGGTGGTGAGGTGGAGCCGTTAATTATTTCTGAATTATTGCTTCGAGCCATAAATTCTACTTTGGAGAATAATGCCTAA
- a CDS encoding GNAT family N-acetyltransferase translates to MPKIEFLSPKMGELLRCQIDANAGMKSDIDDETRIFVDFFSACQENLVISLRDGSVYVGFVRIFITNEPHRPTLVTLWGTVFSAYRSLGYGSILLDAALERIGRIESNELIEVWIDSNDPQLSDMLSHRGFTYGEISEFTKPLCRADAHTIVSDNHRTWTLRAPTVHDLREMAEVFVSRFPFAMDTPSADTVIERWNRHRNISLDNSLVAIDSGRIVAYALCIVWAEDKSDLWIESICAAPGFVAAGEVVLDKSIRHAYYSEFSTISLGTESKNSQHDYQKKGFTLTSTWRRHKALISAS, encoded by the coding sequence ATGCCTAAAATCGAGTTTTTATCGCCCAAGATGGGTGAATTACTGAGATGTCAAATTGATGCAAATGCTGGTATGAAATCTGATATTGACGATGAAACTAGGATTTTTGTTGATTTTTTTTCGGCGTGTCAAGAAAATTTGGTTATTTCACTCAGAGATGGATCGGTATATGTAGGTTTTGTTCGAATATTTATTACAAATGAACCTCACCGCCCTACTTTGGTTACGCTCTGGGGCACAGTTTTCAGTGCATATCGTAGCTTAGGTTACGGTTCGATCCTGCTAGATGCGGCCCTTGAGCGAATTGGTCGTATTGAAAGCAACGAGCTCATCGAAGTCTGGATTGATTCAAACGATCCACAGCTATCTGATATGTTGTCACATCGAGGATTTACTTATGGTGAGATTTCTGAGTTCACGAAACCTCTTTGTCGGGCGGATGCTCATACTATAGTTTCAGACAACCACCGAACATGGACGTTACGTGCGCCAACTGTTCATGACCTCAGAGAAATGGCTGAAGTTTTTGTTAGCCGCTTTCCATTCGCTATGGATACCCCTTCTGCCGATACTGTGATTGAACGATGGAATCGCCATCGGAACATTTCTTTGGACAATTCTCTAGTTGCTATCGACAGTGGTCGGATCGTTGCCTATGCACTATGTATAGTTTGGGCAGAGGACAAGAGTGATCTTTGGATAGAGTCTATTTGCGCAGCGCCTGGCTTTGTAGCAGCCGGTGAGGTCGTACTGGACAAGTCGATCAGACATGCATATTATTCTGAATTTTCTACAATTAGTTTGGGCACCGAGTCGAAAAATTCTCAACATGATTATCAGAAAAAGGGTTTCACTTTGACTTCGACTTGGCGTCGACATAAGGCTCTTATCTCTGCCAGCTGA